A portion of the Shewanella sp. SNU WT4 genome contains these proteins:
- a CDS encoding DUF3488 and transglutaminase-like domain-containing protein produces MSEQLIPRRSQLWLLIVNIAVLLPLSPHATSWSLGICTICWLWRLGIYFGKVAKPPRILVSGLALGAAATLALVATDIGALNALINLLILGYALKYIEIRQQRDIHTIVLAGFFLVALSFIDNQSMGAALIMLIIVMLNLAALMSLYITHISVIHAFGFIGRWLLLSAPLALCLFLILPRLPPLWLSPQLNTTVTGLSNEMALGDITELTRSNELVFRVSFDAQIPAVATLYWRALVLEDFDGERWRQQAHIQQAEAQVATDLPARRPDLTLPERQIISYDIIMEPSQQTWLVGLDTAFSQSDHVVNTYQYRLLAKQAVNQTMRYRVSSVSNSPMGLDLIASDYQANLLLPTEHKALEQNILNPQTVSLGQEFGRRFPDPNQRLKAMQQYFQQQPFFYTLTPPRLGAAQIDDFLFTSKQGFCGHYASALVYLARASGMPARVVSGYQGGIVSPDKDFVSVYQYMAHAWVEVWIQGQGWVRADPTAMIAPERVLDGFDALFTPQQSYLAQSHQFSQKLQLHPWFIALQSQFHMADYYWSQWVLGFDNDKQLKILNQLFGTVSALKIGALLLASLAISLILLLLVPSLSVNNRRHDALARHYRRLSAYLHSHYGLSAVATPREVHQSISAHHPHLNDLSLSLYQDFIYVRYQEAAPKAETNTRKALERNCHGLIRKLYWRLVFYRLRQHLLSVIR; encoded by the coding sequence ATGAGTGAGCAATTGATCCCACGGCGCAGTCAGCTTTGGCTGCTGATTGTAAATATTGCCGTGTTATTGCCCTTAAGCCCTCATGCAACGTCTTGGAGTTTGGGGATTTGCACCATTTGCTGGTTGTGGCGCCTTGGCATTTATTTTGGCAAGGTGGCTAAACCGCCACGCATTTTAGTATCAGGCTTAGCCCTTGGCGCCGCCGCAACCTTAGCCTTAGTCGCTACCGATATTGGCGCGCTCAATGCCTTAATTAACTTATTAATCTTGGGCTATGCCCTTAAATACATTGAAATTCGCCAGCAGCGCGATATTCACACCATAGTGTTAGCCGGCTTCTTTTTAGTGGCCTTAAGTTTTATTGATAATCAGTCCATGGGCGCAGCGCTCATTATGCTGATTATTGTGATGCTAAATTTAGCGGCGCTCATGAGCCTCTATATTACTCATATTAGTGTTATCCATGCTTTTGGTTTTATTGGCCGCTGGTTGTTATTAAGTGCGCCGCTCGCCTTATGTTTATTTTTAATACTGCCGCGCTTACCGCCGTTATGGTTAAGTCCGCAGCTAAATACGACGGTGACGGGGCTATCCAATGAAATGGCCCTTGGTGATATTACTGAGCTCACCCGCTCTAATGAGCTCGTTTTTAGAGTGAGTTTTGATGCACAGATCCCAGCAGTCGCAACGCTTTACTGGCGCGCGCTAGTGTTAGAAGATTTTGATGGTGAGCGCTGGCGCCAACAAGCGCACATCCAACAAGCCGAAGCGCAAGTGGCGACAGACTTACCCGCAAGAAGGCCTGATTTAACTCTGCCAGAGCGCCAAATCATAAGCTATGACATCATCATGGAGCCAAGCCAACAAACTTGGTTAGTGGGTTTAGATACCGCCTTTAGTCAGTCAGACCATGTGGTTAATACCTATCAATATCGCCTCTTGGCTAAACAAGCCGTGAATCAAACCATGCGTTATCGAGTATCAAGCGTGAGTAACTCCCCGATGGGGCTTGATTTAATAGCCTCTGACTATCAAGCCAACTTATTGCTCCCCACTGAGCACAAGGCATTAGAGCAAAACATTCTAAATCCACAAACCGTGAGCTTAGGGCAAGAATTTGGCCGACGTTTCCCCGATCCCAATCAGCGCCTTAAAGCCATGCAGCAATACTTTCAGCAGCAGCCATTTTTTTATACCTTAACCCCGCCGCGCCTTGGCGCCGCACAAATCGATGACTTTTTGTTTACCAGTAAACAAGGATTTTGCGGCCATTACGCCTCAGCGCTTGTGTATCTTGCCCGCGCCTCAGGCATGCCGGCTCGAGTGGTCAGTGGTTATCAAGGCGGGATAGTGAGCCCTGATAAAGACTTTGTCAGTGTCTATCAATACATGGCTCATGCCTGGGTTGAAGTGTGGATTCAAGGTCAAGGTTGGGTGCGCGCCGACCCTACGGCTATGATAGCGCCTGAGCGCGTGCTTGATGGTTTTGATGCACTGTTTACTCCGCAGCAATCCTATTTAGCGCAAAGCCATCAATTTAGCCAAAAACTGCAATTACATCCTTGGTTTATCGCGCTGCAATCACAATTTCACATGGCCGATTATTACTGGAGCCAATGGGTGCTGGGCTTTGACAATGACAAGCAGCTAAAGATACTAAACCAACTGTTTGGCACAGTATCTGCGCTGAAAATCGGCGCCTTACTGCTGGCAAGTTTAGCTATAAGCTTAATTTTATTGCTGTTAGTGCCAAGTTTGAGTGTTAATAACCGCCGCCACGATGCCTTAGCGCGTCACTATCGCCGCTTAAGTGCCTATCTGCATAGCCATTACGGCTTATCGGCCGTGGCCACGCCCAGAGAAGTGCATCAAAGTATTAGCGCGCATCATCCCCATCTTAATGATTTAAGCCTCAGCCTTTACCAAGATTTTATTTATGTGCGTTATCAAGAGGCCGCGCCTAAGGCAGAAACTAACACTCGTAAAGCGCTAGAGCGCAATTGCCATGGCTTGATCCGTAAGCTTTATTGGCGATTAGTTTTTTATCGCTTACGCCAGCATCTATTAAGTGTCATCCGTTAA
- the recC gene encoding exodeoxyribonuclease V subunit gamma: MLHLIQSNQMELLAEQLANLLTLDSGASALSQEQILVQSPGMSTWLRLQIASHNGIAAAQEFPLPSSFIWQLCYLLLEDVPEENPFTKAAMTWKLMALLPSYLDQDEFAPLRHYLGDGKPLKLYQLSAKIADIFDQYLVYRPEWILAWEENDPLAAPNISAEHAWQPLLWRALVAYNRDTLGQSDYHRANLHQALISRLNAGTHKAKLPPRFFVFGISSMAPQTLDVIYALASHSDVFMLNLSPCEHYWGDIVDPKARARMALTYANKKQLPALWQDSLEVGNPLLANNGKMGREMLDMLLELEPTHIAWHEAFKASPHNNMLSGLQNDILEMSTLGTSLCPEVEQYINIQRRRELAPNDHSLVLRSCHSPLREIETLHDHLLSELDADPSLSPRDIVVMLPDVAAYAPYIDAVFGAKQGHHFIPYAISDRGAAQESPLINSFLNLLQLDTSRFGLTDIISILEVPAVMARFDIHSDELERLTLWLQQAGIRWGRDADNRAELGLPAFDKHSWAFGIRRLILGYALGDDANIYLGDLPVAGIEGQNAQSLGKLLDFIEVLDGFRQQMNQNGDAISRIQCLQQLPLDLYLASDDDDADLKQIQTALDQFSHQVLPSGFDGDLPLAVIHQWFNSVLSESRVGQRYLAGSVNFCTLMPMRSIPFKRVCMLGMNDGVYPRVQHPVGFDLMAHLGAKRGDRSRRLDDRYLFLEALLSAREQLYISYVGHSERDNSERIPSMLVSELIEYCQLCYRPSDCIPSGKQDTATLVHEGNHAAKKLLNSILREQPLQPFDPKLYQVPATRSASDLTDSNNGSNGLSQSYAAQWCPAPRELNEPQHFINAAIEQEQAQASHLELATLIRFFRNPCQYFFQHTLKVDLRLDIDSQSNDEPFELNPLQRYQVQQSLLDSALANPQGEIDASLIDELKAAGQLPMAPFDQLTLTQYQKDIGALIERSLFMRALLPTPTPIDIELHCDKVILEGRIEDVYPKGLINVRPGTTKPKDLLRLYLRHLCLNASGYHTDAYLLDVGHFHHLAPLTALQALNCLNELIEAYHQGLRLPLAFMAQTSLAYQECDNALSHQEKLDEIEAVWLNDSGFGDGADPHNARVFTFPDDFTDGSINTKAAPWSFAQVAHRIYAPMLSLYHTDTLAKLDAFVGDNA; this comes from the coding sequence ATGCTGCATCTTATCCAGTCGAATCAAATGGAATTGCTCGCTGAACAATTAGCGAATTTATTGACACTCGACAGTGGCGCCTCGGCATTAAGCCAAGAGCAAATCTTAGTGCAAAGTCCAGGCATGTCGACTTGGTTAAGATTACAAATTGCCAGTCATAATGGCATAGCCGCAGCGCAAGAGTTCCCCTTACCTTCAAGCTTTATTTGGCAATTGTGCTATTTGCTGCTTGAAGATGTGCCAGAAGAAAACCCTTTTACTAAAGCGGCCATGACCTGGAAGCTAATGGCGCTATTGCCAAGTTATTTAGATCAGGATGAATTTGCGCCGCTGCGCCATTATCTTGGTGATGGCAAGCCCTTAAAGCTGTATCAACTTAGCGCTAAAATCGCCGATATTTTCGATCAATATTTAGTTTATCGCCCCGAGTGGATTTTAGCCTGGGAAGAAAACGATCCCTTAGCAGCCCCTAACATTAGCGCTGAGCATGCATGGCAACCTTTGCTGTGGCGCGCATTAGTGGCTTATAACCGCGATACCTTAGGTCAAAGTGATTACCACAGAGCAAACTTGCATCAAGCGCTGATCTCACGCTTAAACGCAGGCACTCATAAGGCTAAATTGCCGCCGCGTTTTTTTGTATTTGGCATATCGTCCATGGCGCCGCAAACCTTAGATGTGATTTACGCCCTCGCCAGTCACAGCGATGTATTTATGCTTAATCTAAGCCCGTGTGAGCATTATTGGGGCGATATTGTCGACCCGAAAGCGCGGGCGCGCATGGCACTCACCTATGCCAATAAAAAGCAGCTTCCCGCCTTATGGCAAGACAGCTTAGAAGTCGGCAATCCGTTACTCGCTAACAATGGCAAGATGGGTCGCGAGATGCTCGACATGCTCCTTGAACTTGAGCCCACGCATATTGCTTGGCATGAAGCCTTTAAAGCATCACCTCACAACAATATGTTGTCCGGGCTTCAAAACGATATTTTGGAAATGTCGACCTTAGGCACCTCCTTGTGCCCTGAGGTTGAGCAATACATCAATATTCAGCGGCGCCGAGAATTAGCACCTAACGATCATTCGTTAGTGCTGCGCAGTTGTCACAGCCCACTGCGTGAAATCGAGACCTTGCATGATCATCTATTAAGTGAACTGGACGCTGACCCAAGTCTGAGCCCGCGGGACATAGTAGTCATGCTGCCCGATGTGGCCGCTTACGCTCCTTATATCGATGCTGTTTTTGGGGCTAAACAAGGCCATCACTTTATTCCTTATGCCATTAGTGATCGCGGCGCCGCGCAAGAATCACCGCTGATTAATAGTTTTTTAAATTTATTACAGCTTGATACCAGCCGCTTTGGCCTCACTGACATTATCAGCATTTTAGAAGTGCCAGCCGTGATGGCGCGCTTTGATATTCATAGTGATGAGCTAGAGCGCCTAACCTTGTGGCTGCAACAAGCAGGTATTCGGTGGGGACGCGATGCCGATAATCGCGCTGAGCTTGGCTTGCCTGCCTTTGACAAACATTCATGGGCCTTTGGTATTCGCCGCCTTATCTTGGGCTACGCCTTGGGCGATGATGCCAATATTTATCTTGGCGATTTACCTGTGGCTGGCATTGAAGGTCAAAATGCGCAGTCGCTGGGTAAACTCTTAGATTTTATTGAAGTACTCGATGGCTTTCGCCAGCAAATGAATCAAAACGGCGATGCCATTAGTCGCATCCAATGTTTGCAGCAACTGCCCCTAGATTTATACCTTGCCAGTGATGATGACGATGCTGATTTAAAGCAGATTCAAACGGCGCTAGATCAATTTAGCCACCAAGTATTACCTTCAGGCTTTGACGGCGACTTGCCCTTAGCCGTGATTCATCAATGGTTTAATAGCGTGTTAAGTGAATCACGCGTAGGGCAACGTTATCTTGCTGGCAGCGTTAACTTTTGCACCTTAATGCCTATGCGCTCCATCCCATTTAAACGGGTATGTATGTTAGGCATGAATGATGGCGTGTATCCACGGGTCCAGCATCCTGTAGGCTTTGATTTAATGGCGCATTTAGGGGCCAAGCGCGGCGATCGCTCGCGCCGCCTTGACGATCGCTATTTATTCTTAGAAGCCTTGTTATCGGCGCGTGAGCAACTGTATATCAGTTATGTCGGTCACAGTGAACGCGATAACAGTGAGCGCATTCCATCCATGTTAGTGTCTGAGCTGATTGAATATTGCCAGTTATGCTATCGCCCAAGTGACTGCATCCCGAGTGGCAAGCAAGATACTGCCACCTTAGTGCATGAAGGCAACCATGCCGCTAAAAAACTCCTTAACAGCATATTGCGCGAGCAACCGCTGCAACCTTTTGATCCTAAGTTGTATCAAGTGCCAGCAACTCGCAGCGCCAGCGATTTAACCGATTCAAATAATGGCAGCAATGGCCTCTCGCAAAGTTATGCGGCGCAGTGGTGCCCAGCGCCAAGAGAGCTTAATGAGCCGCAGCATTTTATCAATGCCGCCATCGAGCAAGAACAAGCACAAGCCAGTCACCTTGAATTGGCGACCTTAATTCGTTTCTTTAGAAACCCGTGCCAGTATTTTTTCCAGCACACCCTGAAGGTGGATTTGCGATTAGACATAGATAGCCAAAGCAATGATGAACCTTTTGAATTGAACCCTTTGCAGCGCTATCAGGTGCAGCAAAGCCTGCTTGATAGCGCCTTAGCCAATCCCCAAGGTGAAATTGATGCCAGTCTGATTGATGAGTTAAAAGCGGCTGGCCAATTACCTATGGCGCCGTTCGATCAATTAACCTTAACTCAATACCAAAAGGATATTGGCGCCCTCATTGAACGCAGTCTGTTTATGCGCGCGCTCTTGCCGACGCCAACCCCGATAGATATTGAGCTTCATTGTGACAAGGTTATTCTTGAGGGGCGAATTGAGGATGTTTACCCCAAAGGGCTTATTAATGTGCGCCCTGGCACCACTAAACCTAAAGACTTATTACGCTTATATTTGCGTCACTTATGCCTTAATGCCAGTGGCTATCATACCGATGCCTACCTGTTAGATGTTGGACATTTCCATCACTTAGCGCCGTTAACCGCTCTGCAAGCATTAAATTGCTTAAATGAGTTAATCGAGGCTTATCATCAGGGTCTGCGTTTGCCATTAGCCTTTATGGCACAAACCTCTCTAGCCTATCAAGAGTGTGATAATGCTCTGAGCCATCAAGAGAAACTCGATGAAATTGAAGCTGTGTGGCTCAATGATTCCGGCTTTGGTGATGGCGCCGACCCGCATAATGCCCGGGTATTTACATTCCCCGATGATTTTACTGATGGCTCTATCAATACTAAAGCCGCCCCTTGGAGCTTTGCCCAAGTGGCCCACAGGATATATGCCCCTATGTTGAGCCTCTATCACACCGACACCTTAGCCAAACTCGACGCTTTTGTGGGAGATAACGCATGA
- the recB gene encoding exodeoxyribonuclease V subunit beta, translating to MTATALDALTLPLSDRRLIEASAGTGKTYTISGLYLRLLLGDNGREPLSCEQILVVTFTNAATAELRDRIRNRIKLCYQRFIGLDVDDDFINRLYHSYPSADITLALRRLDLALKSLDEAAIFTIHGFCQRILSDMAFESALLFESEFTLDDSQYLQHSVRDFWRHACYQLPELLASAIEGKFSQPNDLLKQLRPLIGASQAKLNRQVKPFDEVCQALTQQVSRLRLEWPRVRAQTEELLHSLPLNGVSYGKADDGFPKLAAMLASMDNWCLYGAGLPAPKLLDSLSLSNLKLKKGGSIPLDSELPILGQIERLNETINGLIPAFLVKARAQISARTQELKQERNLLSPDDLLLTLANAIIGLDLAMCQSANADESSDESAHIAASLLAQQAISQQLTSSIAKRFPVALIDEFQDTDPLQFAIFSGIYPAVASEAQQHTLLMIGDPKQAIYAFRGADIYTYISARQQTAHHYHLDTNYRSSLAMVSAVNQLFTQVDDPFISDTISFDEVKAADKGSKALIEPESCAALQLRLLAEDPDKGLNKTTARKQLAADASNEIARLLNLASSGAATLVAKTDKSSPLKAKDIAVLVRDRNEANVMRDALTQRGIGAVFLSRDSVFDTDEARQMVLILRALVDPRDERAIRAALACPLLGFSADNIHEFNQSENMRAQILEQFLTLHQLWLRRGVMPALLNLADSLNLLTRLQQAKDADRQLTDFRHLAELLQQKAAELDGMSALLNWFEQEISLHQGGEEQQLRLESEQNLVQIVTIHKSKGLEYPVCFLPFVSLARDQSRRPAPMLYHQAQHLIWDIDGSDDGWELAKQETLAEDLRLLYVALTRPVYRCYLYVANHCRISKKGDVTSFLKDTAIGYLLGIRAKDCRYIDIANSVNALVHSDATDSDTNQPIDLIAKHEINPLQAEIKLQTTASTDMQTLAARTPKARFSISWRVGSYSGLVKHLPHEKVQPGADDEADNSIAILEPDVITQDNRFSFERGANAGSFMHSVLELIDFIHAERDLSKHLPEAMKQYQIDTRWQDVLYHWYLDILRSPLALSDGTSLQLSELTPKHKLVEMEFYLPTVAINDRTLASLLKRHGYGGELRFDSFQGMLKGFIDLTFEYQGKYFIADYKSNHLGDSSEHYLHPAMASAIQSHRYDLQYLIYTLALHRYLKLRLKDYDYETHMGGCFYLFLRGMTAERPGAGVFFDKPPFILIDELDALLRAQPQQASATNSASTNSQEINV from the coding sequence ATGACAGCCACAGCATTAGATGCACTCACCCTGCCGTTATCCGATAGACGCTTAATTGAAGCCAGTGCGGGTACAGGTAAAACCTACACAATTTCAGGTTTATACCTAAGATTATTGCTTGGCGATAATGGCCGCGAGCCCTTAAGCTGCGAACAAATTTTGGTGGTAACTTTTACCAATGCCGCCACGGCAGAGCTTAGAGACAGGATTAGAAATCGAATCAAGCTTTGTTATCAGCGCTTTATTGGGCTGGATGTCGATGATGATTTTATTAATCGCTTGTATCACAGTTACCCAAGCGCCGATATTACTCTGGCGCTGCGCAGACTCGATCTTGCGCTTAAGAGCTTAGATGAAGCCGCCATTTTTACTATTCATGGTTTTTGTCAGCGCATTTTATCCGACATGGCATTTGAATCGGCGCTGCTATTTGAATCTGAGTTCACTTTAGATGACAGCCAATATTTGCAGCACAGTGTGCGCGATTTTTGGCGCCATGCTTGTTATCAATTACCGGAATTACTGGCAAGCGCCATAGAGGGTAAATTTAGCCAACCTAATGATTTATTAAAGCAACTGCGGCCACTGATTGGTGCCAGCCAAGCCAAGCTTAATCGCCAAGTAAAGCCCTTTGATGAGGTTTGCCAGGCATTAACTCAACAAGTAAGTCGCTTGCGCCTTGAATGGCCACGAGTGCGCGCCCAAACCGAAGAACTACTGCATAGCTTACCACTCAATGGCGTAAGTTACGGTAAAGCCGATGATGGTTTCCCAAAACTGGCCGCCATGCTAGCCAGCATGGATAACTGGTGCTTGTATGGCGCAGGCTTACCAGCGCCTAAGTTATTAGATAGCTTGTCATTATCAAATCTTAAACTTAAAAAAGGCGGCAGTATTCCACTCGATAGTGAGCTGCCCATCTTAGGTCAAATTGAGCGTTTGAATGAAACTATCAATGGCTTAATTCCCGCATTCTTAGTCAAAGCGCGCGCTCAAATTAGTGCGCGCACCCAGGAATTAAAGCAGGAGCGTAACTTATTAAGCCCTGATGACTTACTGCTGACCTTAGCCAATGCCATCATAGGCTTAGACTTGGCTATGTGTCAGAGCGCTAATGCCGATGAATCCAGTGATGAAAGTGCCCATATAGCCGCTAGTCTGTTGGCACAGCAAGCTATTAGTCAGCAGCTCACCAGCAGCATAGCTAAGCGTTTCCCGGTAGCCTTAATCGATGAGTTTCAAGACACAGATCCGCTGCAATTTGCTATTTTTTCGGGCATTTACCCAGCAGTTGCTAGTGAGGCGCAGCAGCATACCTTATTGATGATTGGCGATCCTAAGCAAGCCATTTACGCCTTTCGCGGCGCCGATATTTATACCTATATCAGCGCGCGCCAACAAACCGCTCATCATTATCATCTCGATACTAATTATCGCTCGAGCCTTGCTATGGTAAGCGCGGTTAATCAGTTATTTACCCAAGTGGATGACCCATTTATCAGTGACACCATCAGCTTTGATGAGGTCAAGGCCGCCGATAAGGGCAGTAAAGCGCTGATTGAGCCAGAATCCTGCGCTGCCTTGCAACTGCGCTTACTGGCTGAAGATCCCGACAAAGGTCTTAATAAAACCACGGCCAGAAAACAATTAGCGGCCGATGCCAGTAATGAGATAGCTAGGCTACTTAATTTAGCCTCAAGTGGCGCGGCGACTTTGGTGGCGAAAACAGATAAATCAAGCCCACTCAAAGCTAAAGATATTGCGGTATTAGTGCGAGACAGAAATGAAGCGAACGTCATGCGTGATGCCCTCACGCAGCGCGGCATTGGCGCGGTCTTTTTAAGTCGAGATAGCGTCTTTGATACCGATGAAGCTCGGCAAATGGTGCTAATTTTGCGCGCCTTAGTTGACCCGCGTGATGAGCGCGCTATTCGCGCCGCCCTGGCCTGCCCGCTGTTAGGTTTTAGCGCTGACAATATTCATGAATTTAATCAGTCTGAAAACATGCGCGCGCAGATTTTAGAGCAGTTTTTAACTTTGCATCAATTGTGGCTGCGCCGCGGCGTGATGCCAGCGTTACTGAATTTAGCCGACTCATTGAATTTACTTACCCGGCTGCAGCAAGCAAAAGATGCCGATAGACAGCTCACGGACTTTAGGCATTTAGCCGAATTATTACAGCAAAAAGCTGCTGAGCTTGATGGCATGAGCGCCCTACTTAACTGGTTTGAGCAAGAAATTTCCTTGCATCAAGGTGGTGAAGAGCAGCAGTTAAGGTTAGAAAGCGAGCAAAACTTAGTACAAATTGTCACTATCCATAAGAGTAAAGGGCTGGAATACCCAGTGTGTTTCTTGCCATTTGTGAGTCTGGCGCGAGATCAATCGCGCCGCCCGGCGCCTATGCTCTACCACCAAGCGCAACACCTTATCTGGGATATCGATGGTAGCGATGACGGCTGGGAGCTAGCCAAACAAGAAACCTTAGCGGAAGATTTACGCCTCTTGTATGTGGCGCTCACCCGCCCTGTGTATCGCTGTTACTTGTATGTGGCTAACCATTGTCGCATCAGTAAAAAAGGTGATGTCACCAGTTTCTTAAAAGATACCGCCATAGGTTACTTACTTGGCATTAGGGCTAAGGATTGTCGTTATATTGATATTGCTAATAGCGTCAACGCATTAGTGCACAGTGACGCAACTGATTCAGATACTAATCAGCCAATTGACCTCATAGCTAAGCACGAGATTAATCCGCTGCAGGCAGAGATTAAGCTGCAAACAACAGCCAGCACAGACATGCAAACCTTGGCCGCCAGAACGCCAAAAGCCAGATTTAGCATTTCATGGCGAGTAGGCAGCTATTCAGGCTTAGTCAAACACTTGCCCCATGAAAAAGTGCAACCGGGCGCCGATGATGAAGCCGATAACAGCATAGCGATTTTAGAGCCTGATGTTATCACCCAAGATAATCGCTTTAGTTTTGAGCGCGGCGCCAATGCAGGTTCATTCATGCACTCGGTATTGGAATTAATCGATTTTATTCACGCAGAACGCGATCTTAGCAAGCACTTACCAGAAGCCATGAAGCAATATCAAATTGATACGCGCTGGCAAGACGTGCTTTATCACTGGTATCTAGATATTTTGCGCAGCCCATTAGCACTAAGTGATGGCACCAGTCTGCAATTAAGCGAATTAACGCCTAAACACAAGCTAGTAGAAATGGAGTTTTACCTGCCAACGGTTGCTATTAACGATAGAACACTGGCAAGTTTACTTAAACGCCATGGTTATGGCGGCGAACTCAGGTTTGATAGCTTCCAAGGCATGCTCAAAGGTTTTATCGATTTAACCTTTGAATATCAGGGTAAATATTTCATTGCCGATTATAAATCTAATCATTTGGGGGACAGTAGCGAACATTACTTACACCCCGCCATGGCCAGCGCCATTCAAAGCCATAGATATGATTTGCAGTACTTAATTTACACCTTAGCCCTGCACAGATACCTAAAGCTAAGGCTTAAGGATTATGACTATGAAACCCATATGGGCGGCTGCTTTTACTTATTCTTACGCGGCATGACTGCCGAGCGTCCTGGCGCTGGGGTATTTTTCGATAAACCGCCATTTATCTTGATTGATGAATTAGATGCGCTCCTGCGCGCGCAGCCTCAACAAGCCAGTGCGACCAATAGCGCCAGCACGAATTCACAGGAGATAAATGTATGA